Proteins encoded together in one Xiphophorus maculatus strain JP 163 A chromosome 13, X_maculatus-5.0-male, whole genome shotgun sequence window:
- the LOC102236080 gene encoding stromal membrane-associated protein 2-like: protein MTGKSVKDVDRYQAVLNSLLALEENKYCADCDSKGPRWASWNLGIFVCIRCAGIHRNLGVHISKVKSVNLDQWTQEQVQCVQEMGNAKAKRLYEAFLPECFQRPETDQAAEIFIRDKYEKKKYMDKVIDIQMLRKEKSCDNIPKEPVVFEKMKLKKEVSPKTDSQAVTDLLGLDAPTPSPAVSNGGGCVPDSNESPAASNPAQAQSALDLFGSLPAPSSVSSTKTTPASSSLPQSRVTASVPENLSLFMDPKPKAEEGAVKKLSKDSILSLYASTPSLHASGMATHGLYMNRIGFPTHPYGPYHSLAQVGGMGGAMMTSQMAMMGQQQSGLMGVHQNSMIGAQQNCMMGQQNGLMGGQGVMAQPSGAVATPYMTGMGQGMMGQQQSGMVLQQQNGVLAPQQSGMTGQQQVGGMGPLPHQQMYGVQQGQQLQWNMAQMTQQVAGMNLYSTNGMAGYGSQHTGSSTAPSSAHMTAHVWK from the exons GTCCAAGATGGGCTTCCTGGAATTTAGGCATCTTCGTTTGCATCCGCTGTGCTGGGATTCATCGAAATCTTGGGGTCCACATCTCAAAGGTCAAGTCTGTCAACTTGGATCAGTGGACACAGGAGCAGGTCCAG TGCGTTCAAGAGATGGGAAACGCCAAGGCCAAGCGTCTCTACGAGGCCTTTTTACCTGAATGCTTCCAGAGGCCCGAGACAGACCAAGCTGCAGAGATCTTCATCAGGGACAAGTATGAGAAAAAGAAGTATATGGATAAGGTTATTGACATCCAGATGCTCAGG aaagaaaaaagttgtgaCAACATTCCTAAGGAGCCTGTTGTGTTTGAGAAAATGAAACTG AAAAAAGAGGTGAGCCCGAAGACAGATTCCCAGGCCGTTACAGATCTACTTGGACTCG ATGCACCTACTCCCAGTCCTGCGGTGTCTAATGGTGGAGGATGTGTTCCAGACAGTAACGAGAGCCCGGCAGCGTCTAATCCAGCTCAGGCACAATCTGCTCTTGATCTCTTTGGTTCTCTTCCAGCCCCATCCTCAGTGTCCTCTACGAAAACTACG CCTGCATCCAGCTCCTTGCCTCAAAGCAGGGTGACCGCCTCAGTGCCTGAAAACCTCAGCTTGTTCATGGATCCAAAACCCAAAGCAGAGGAAGGCGCCGTCAAGAAGCTGTCCAAGGATTCCATCCTGTCCCTGTACGCCTCCACGCCTTCGCTGCACGCCAGCGGTATGGCCACACACG GCTTATATATGAACAGAATAGGATTCCCGACACATCCTTACGGCCCATACCATTCCTTAGCCCAGGTTGGGGGGATGGGAGGCGCCATGATGACGTCACAAATGGCCATGATGGGTCAGCAGCAGAGTGGTTTAATGGGGGTTCACCAGAACAGCATGATCGGAGCCCAGCAGAACTGCATGATGGGACAGCAGAACGGATTAATGGGCGGTCAGGGTGTCATGGCTCAGCCAAGCGGCGCTGTGGCAACACCTTACATGACAGGGATGGGCCAGGGAATGATGGGACAGCAGCAAAGTGGAATGGTCTTGCAGCAGCAGAATGGAGTATTGGCTCCACAGCAGAGTGGGATGACGGGACAGCAGCAGGTTGGAGGCATGGGCCCGTTACCTCACCAGCAAATGTACGGAGTGCAACAAGGCCAGCAGCTTCAGTGGAACATGGCTCAG ATGACTCAGCAAGTAGCTGGCATGAATCTCTACAGCACCAACGGCATGGCAGGATACGGGAGCCAACACACAGGAAGCTCAACAGCTCCGAGTTCGGCGCATATGACAGCACACGTCTGGAAGTGA